A portion of the Leifsonia sp. EB41 genome contains these proteins:
- a CDS encoding serine/threonine-protein kinase, with the protein MSATGRTPAAAPDAGRIADRYRLLERIGSGGMAEVFRAHDELLGRDVALKVFRREFASADDLRRQKGEVKLLANLSHPALVTLFDTTSDDEGRGVLVLEFVDGTDAGARLKEGPLPEAAVAALAVDVARALAYIHGRGVVHRDIAPANILLPSATSSGVHAKLTDLGIARLIDDARITSTGFVIGTASYLSPEQAAGRPVGPPSDVYSLGLVLLECLTGTREFPGSGVESAVARLSRDPDVPDTLDPEWRRLIRSMVAREPDHRPTAAVVAEELAGLLARDAAPADADEGLERTLLLPSPDESPEAQVAQEAPEPTAATVILPGARPEPVAPRTTAVTSRMPRPLRGVRRGILGILLACAALIVVVIGIALGAMIGGGQPPPDPVKSYPAVGGTLGDHLKQLEHDVSNSGP; encoded by the coding sequence ATGAGCGCCACGGGTCGCACACCGGCCGCGGCGCCCGACGCCGGCCGGATCGCCGACCGCTACCGGCTCCTGGAGCGCATCGGCTCCGGCGGCATGGCGGAGGTCTTCCGCGCCCACGACGAGCTCCTGGGCCGTGACGTGGCCCTCAAGGTATTCCGCCGCGAGTTCGCGTCCGCCGACGATCTGCGCCGGCAGAAGGGCGAGGTCAAGCTCCTGGCGAACCTGTCGCACCCGGCGCTGGTCACCCTGTTCGACACCACGTCGGACGACGAGGGCCGCGGCGTCCTGGTGCTGGAGTTCGTCGACGGCACCGACGCGGGCGCGCGCCTGAAGGAGGGACCGTTGCCCGAGGCCGCGGTGGCCGCGCTCGCCGTGGACGTCGCGCGGGCGCTCGCCTACATCCACGGCCGGGGCGTGGTCCACCGCGACATCGCGCCGGCCAACATCCTGCTCCCCAGCGCGACGTCCTCCGGCGTGCACGCGAAGCTCACCGACCTCGGCATCGCCCGCCTCATCGACGACGCGCGCATCACCTCCACCGGCTTCGTGATCGGCACGGCGAGCTACCTGAGCCCCGAGCAGGCGGCCGGCCGACCGGTGGGCCCGCCGAGCGACGTGTACTCGCTGGGCCTCGTCCTGCTGGAGTGCCTGACCGGCACGCGGGAGTTCCCGGGCAGCGGAGTGGAGTCGGCCGTCGCGCGCCTGTCGCGCGACCCGGACGTGCCGGACACGCTCGACCCGGAGTGGCGCCGCCTGATCCGCTCGATGGTGGCGCGCGAGCCGGACCACCGGCCGACCGCGGCCGTCGTGGCGGAGGAGCTCGCCGGGCTGCTGGCGCGCGACGCGGCGCCGGCAGACGCCGACGAGGGGCTGGAACGCACCCTGCTGCTGCCGTCCCCCGATGAGTCGCCCGAGGCCCAGGTGGCGCAGGAGGCGCCCGAGCCCACCGCTGCGACCGTCATCCTCCCCGGCGCCCGCCCGGAGCCGGTCGCACCCCGGACGACCGCCGTCACCTCCCGGATGCCCCGCCCGCTGCGCGGCGTCCGCCGCGGAATCCTCGGAATCCTCCTCGCCTGCGCCGCCCTCATCGTGGTGGTCATCGGGATCGCCCTCGGCGCGATGATCGGGGGAGGTCAGCCGCCACCGGACCCGGTGAAGTCCTACCCGGCGGTCGGCGGCACGCTCGGCGACCACCTCAAGCAGCTCGAGCACGACGTCTCGAACTCCGGGCCGTAA
- a CDS encoding alpha/beta fold hydrolase, which produces MPSLTADDGVRLDYTEYGDPAGRPAVLIAGFKAPATTWRYQVPAFADAGYRVLAVDLRGHGTSEHPEYGVDMVRRGRDVAAVLEGLDLRDAVLVGGSMGANTIWSFLAQSGAERVAAAVSIDQTPKMLNDDGWPYGFYGYDAANRDTYFATGIPETGHGTPMAKRGLRLVRLMTAMKGMNREFTPGELALLHDHAVADWRPAIASAGIPLLFVAGAESEYWPSGHAAASAALATDATAVVLDDDGHAANMEQPKAFNKAVLEWLAGR; this is translated from the coding sequence ATGCCCTCACTCACCGCCGACGACGGAGTCCGCCTCGACTACACCGAGTACGGCGACCCGGCCGGCCGTCCCGCCGTCCTGATCGCCGGCTTCAAGGCACCCGCGACCACGTGGCGCTACCAGGTGCCCGCGTTCGCCGACGCGGGCTATCGCGTCCTCGCCGTCGACCTGCGCGGGCACGGGACCAGCGAGCACCCGGAGTACGGGGTGGACATGGTGCGCCGCGGCCGGGATGTCGCCGCCGTGCTGGAGGGGCTCGACCTCCGGGACGCCGTGCTGGTCGGCGGCTCGATGGGCGCGAACACGATCTGGTCCTTCCTCGCGCAGTCGGGCGCCGAGCGCGTGGCCGCGGCGGTCTCCATCGACCAGACGCCGAAGATGCTCAACGACGACGGCTGGCCGTACGGCTTCTACGGCTACGACGCCGCCAACCGCGACACCTACTTCGCGACCGGAATCCCGGAGACCGGCCACGGCACGCCGATGGCGAAGCGCGGGCTGCGGCTGGTGCGCCTGATGACGGCGATGAAGGGGATGAACCGCGAGTTCACGCCGGGCGAGCTCGCGCTGTTGCACGACCACGCCGTCGCGGACTGGCGTCCGGCGATCGCCTCCGCCGGCATCCCGCTGCTGTTCGTCGCGGGCGCCGAGAGCGAGTACTGGCCCAGCGGGCACGCGGCGGCGTCGGCGGCGCTCGCCACGGACGCGACGGCGGTCGTACTCGACGACGACGGCCACGCGGCGAACATGGAGCAGCCGAAGGCGTTCAACAAGGCCGTCCTGGAGTGGCTCGCCGGGCGCTGA
- a CDS encoding FAD-binding oxidoreductase, producing the protein MHDVVATLSAVLPAASLVTEPAELERYRHDDAEWADSALPAAVVLAASAEEVAATVRVAAERGVPVVPRGAGTGLSGGANAVAGCVVVSLERMTAVREVNVEERYAVVEAGVINDDLRRHVAAYGLWYPPDPASQAISTIGGNVATNAGGICCVKYGVTRDYVLGMTVVLADGSIARLGRTTAKGVTGYDLTALMVGSEGTLGIVVDVTVKLRPIGGREERAVIGYFRSLTDAGRAVAAVSAAGIVPSALELIDRMCLHTVAEWQGWQLPEHANALLLASVDEVGASGEELAGRVAELFLAAGGANVERATDPEEVARLFLARRLAYPSLERLGPVLTEDVCVPRSAVPEMLARIERIAADADVVIANIAHAGDGNLHPLIIAPEGDDAAKERAKAAFDLIVESCRELGGTVTGEHGVGLLKLHGAAAELSPVVLRMHAAVKHALDPQGILNPGKAFPAPTASS; encoded by the coding sequence ATGCACGATGTCGTCGCCACTCTGAGCGCGGTGCTCCCTGCCGCGTCGCTCGTCACCGAGCCCGCCGAGTTGGAGCGCTACCGGCACGACGACGCCGAGTGGGCGGACTCCGCGCTGCCCGCCGCCGTCGTCCTCGCCGCCTCCGCCGAGGAGGTCGCCGCGACCGTGCGGGTCGCCGCCGAGCGGGGCGTCCCTGTCGTGCCGCGCGGTGCCGGCACCGGCCTGTCCGGCGGGGCGAACGCGGTCGCGGGCTGCGTCGTCGTGTCGCTGGAGCGGATGACCGCGGTGCGCGAGGTGAACGTCGAGGAGCGCTATGCCGTCGTGGAGGCCGGCGTCATCAACGACGACCTCCGCCGCCACGTCGCCGCCTACGGCCTCTGGTATCCGCCGGACCCCGCCAGCCAGGCCATCAGCACGATCGGCGGGAACGTCGCCACGAACGCGGGCGGCATCTGCTGCGTGAAGTACGGCGTGACCCGGGACTACGTGCTCGGCATGACCGTGGTGCTCGCCGACGGCTCCATCGCCCGGCTCGGCCGCACGACCGCCAAGGGCGTCACCGGCTACGACCTGACCGCGCTGATGGTCGGCTCGGAGGGCACCCTCGGCATCGTCGTGGACGTGACCGTGAAGCTCCGGCCCATCGGCGGCAGGGAGGAGCGCGCCGTCATCGGCTACTTCCGGTCGCTCACCGACGCCGGCCGGGCGGTCGCCGCCGTCTCCGCCGCGGGGATCGTGCCCTCCGCGCTCGAACTCATCGACCGGATGTGCCTGCACACCGTCGCCGAGTGGCAGGGCTGGCAGCTCCCGGAGCACGCGAACGCCCTCCTGCTCGCCTCGGTCGACGAGGTCGGCGCGTCGGGGGAGGAGCTCGCCGGCCGCGTCGCCGAGCTGTTCCTCGCCGCCGGCGGCGCGAACGTGGAGCGTGCGACCGACCCGGAGGAGGTCGCCCGGCTGTTCCTGGCCAGGCGGCTGGCCTACCCGTCGCTGGAGCGGCTCGGCCCTGTGCTCACCGAGGACGTGTGCGTGCCGCGCTCGGCCGTGCCGGAGATGCTCGCGCGCATCGAGCGGATCGCGGCCGACGCCGATGTGGTGATCGCCAACATCGCGCACGCCGGCGACGGCAACCTGCACCCGCTGATCATCGCGCCGGAGGGCGACGACGCCGCCAAGGAGCGTGCGAAGGCGGCGTTCGACCTGATCGTGGAGTCGTGCCGCGAGCTCGGCGGCACGGTGACGGGCGAGCACGGCGTCGGCCTCCTCAAGCTGCACGGGGCAGCGGCGGAGCTGAGCCCGGTCGTGCTCCGTATGCACGCGGCGGTGAAGCACGCGCTCGACCCGCAGGGCATCCTCAACCCGGGCAAGGCGTTCCCGGCGCCGACCGCCTCCTCCTGA
- the mgrA gene encoding L-glyceraldehyde 3-phosphate reductase, with protein MTYVPNPSRYDRMLYRRTGRSGLDLPALSLGLWHNFGDDRPFETQRAIVRRAFDLGITHFDLANNYGPPYGAAEVNFGRILQEDLRPYRDELIVSSKAGWDMWPGPYGQGGGSRKYVLASLDQSLSRLGLDYVDIFYSHRPDPSTPLEETMQALDTAVRSGKALYVGISSYGEEDTRRAAEILRELGTPLLIHQPSYSMLNRWIETEGLLDAAGELGVGVIGFTALAQGMLTDKYLDGVPDGSRAAAGTSFDADWLTDEAVERLRGLNAIAERRGQSLAQLALAWALRDPRVTSLVIGASSVAQLEQNVGALDTLEFTAEELAAIDGLAVDAGVDLWAGARRGEL; from the coding sequence ATGACCTACGTACCGAACCCGTCCCGCTACGACCGGATGCTGTACCGCCGCACCGGCCGCAGCGGTCTCGACCTGCCCGCGCTGTCCCTCGGGCTCTGGCACAACTTCGGCGACGACCGCCCGTTCGAGACGCAGCGCGCGATCGTCCGCCGCGCCTTCGACCTCGGGATCACGCACTTCGACCTCGCCAACAACTACGGGCCTCCGTACGGCGCCGCCGAGGTCAACTTCGGCCGCATCCTGCAGGAGGACCTGCGGCCGTACCGCGACGAGCTCATCGTCTCGTCCAAGGCCGGCTGGGACATGTGGCCCGGCCCGTACGGCCAGGGCGGCGGCAGCCGCAAGTACGTGCTGGCCAGCCTGGACCAGTCGCTGTCCCGGCTCGGCCTGGACTACGTGGACATCTTCTACTCGCACCGGCCCGACCCGAGCACGCCGCTCGAGGAGACCATGCAGGCGCTCGACACCGCCGTCCGCAGTGGCAAGGCGCTCTACGTGGGAATCTCCTCGTACGGCGAGGAGGACACCCGTCGCGCCGCGGAGATCCTCCGCGAGCTCGGCACGCCGTTGCTCATCCACCAGCCCAGCTACTCCATGCTGAACCGCTGGATCGAGACGGAGGGGCTGCTCGACGCCGCGGGCGAACTCGGCGTCGGCGTCATCGGGTTCACGGCTCTGGCCCAGGGGATGCTGACCGACAAGTATTTGGACGGCGTTCCGGACGGCTCCCGCGCCGCGGCCGGCACGTCGTTCGACGCGGACTGGCTCACCGACGAGGCCGTCGAGCGCCTGCGCGGCCTCAACGCGATCGCCGAGCGCCGTGGGCAGTCGCTCGCCCAGCTCGCGCTGGCCTGGGCGCTGCGCGACCCGCGCGTCACCTCGCTGGTCATCGGCGCCAGCAGCGTCGCTCAGCTCGAGCAGAACGTCGGCGCGCTGGACACCCTGGAGTTCACGGCGGAGGAGCTCGCGGCGATCGACGGTCTCGCCGTCGACGCGGGTGTCGACCTCTGGGCCGGCGCGCGGCGCGGGGAGCTGTAG
- a CDS encoding DUF998 domain-containing protein, giving the protein MREAVSEHGVGEPGAADRLSRRLHAASVESLAMGAGGLAFVAVCLIAFFVFAGHNLSISGAGSVGQFAAIACCAVTLVVYGGGRVATWSIPWYSRPKEHRSRIGAAIEVFDSLAIAVAHAVVVLLLWTVLSDVLARSFQDAQVFAIPATLLVGTAAAVTGYYVFLAAANMNPLLLSAVLAVFLVVGALTSMLTASNPHWWRQNLSVLGITDDWSSATFNITVIVGGVLVTAIARYATDSGHDRRPSRGELQVRAALVVVGAMLACVGLFPVNHFFLLHNTAATGMAVVFCVLAVGIRWAMPHLPRTFYVLGWVFIGVIVLVTLFFAVGYYNLTAVELVAAVLIFSWIIVFLRVSVAARTDVRGDASAVTPPRPA; this is encoded by the coding sequence ATGAGGGAAGCCGTCTCGGAACACGGCGTCGGCGAGCCCGGCGCGGCCGATCGCCTCTCCCGCAGGCTGCACGCAGCCTCCGTGGAGTCGCTGGCGATGGGCGCGGGTGGCCTCGCGTTCGTGGCCGTCTGCCTGATCGCCTTCTTCGTCTTCGCCGGACACAACCTCTCCATCTCGGGCGCGGGCTCGGTCGGCCAGTTCGCGGCGATCGCCTGCTGCGCCGTGACCCTGGTGGTCTACGGCGGCGGACGGGTCGCGACCTGGAGCATCCCCTGGTACAGCCGCCCCAAGGAGCACCGCTCCCGGATCGGCGCCGCGATCGAGGTGTTCGACTCGCTCGCCATCGCGGTCGCGCACGCCGTCGTGGTGCTGCTGCTCTGGACCGTGCTGAGCGACGTGCTCGCCCGCAGCTTCCAGGACGCCCAGGTCTTCGCCATCCCGGCGACCCTGCTGGTCGGCACGGCGGCCGCGGTCACCGGCTACTACGTGTTCCTCGCGGCGGCGAACATGAATCCCCTGCTGCTGTCGGCGGTGCTGGCGGTGTTCCTCGTCGTCGGGGCGCTGACCAGCATGCTGACGGCCTCCAACCCGCACTGGTGGCGACAGAACCTCAGCGTGCTGGGCATCACGGACGACTGGTCGTCGGCGACCTTCAACATCACGGTGATCGTGGGCGGCGTCCTCGTCACGGCCATCGCCCGCTACGCCACCGACAGCGGGCACGACCGGCGCCCGTCGCGCGGCGAGCTGCAGGTCCGCGCCGCGCTGGTGGTCGTCGGCGCGATGCTCGCCTGCGTCGGGCTCTTCCCGGTCAACCACTTCTTCCTGCTGCACAACACGGCGGCGACCGGAATGGCCGTCGTGTTCTGCGTGCTCGCGGTCGGCATCCGCTGGGCGATGCCGCACCTCCCCCGCACCTTCTACGTGCTCGGCTGGGTGTTCATCGGCGTGATCGTGCTGGTGACGCTGTTCTTCGCCGTGGGGTACTACAACCTGACCGCGGTGGAGCTGGTGGCTGCCGTGCTGATCTTCAGCTGGATCATCGTGTTCCTGCGGGTGAGCGTGGCGGCGAGAACGGACGTGCGGGGGGACGCTTCCGCCGTCACTCCCCCTCGACCGGCCTGA
- a CDS encoding SOS response-associated peptidase: protein MCGRFALDKETDDMIQDFVAEGGDFRDWRPSWNIAPTDPIPVFLESKRGEEPSVRRLELARWSLVPSWSKELKTKVPTFNARAETAAEKPMFKASVASRRAIIPARGYYEWQTDPATKKKTPYFIHSADGDLLGFAGLYAWWADPAMSRDDPERWHLTATILTSDAVQTLSDIHDRNPVPLPRELWDHWIDPTVVGDQALVDEAVRAALPVADALVFDRVGPVVGDGPELIRPVEGE, encoded by the coding sequence ATGTGCGGGCGCTTCGCGTTGGACAAAGAGACCGACGACATGATCCAGGACTTCGTCGCGGAGGGCGGGGACTTCCGCGACTGGCGCCCGAGCTGGAACATCGCGCCGACCGACCCCATCCCGGTGTTCCTGGAGAGCAAGCGGGGCGAGGAGCCGAGCGTCCGCCGCCTGGAGCTCGCCCGCTGGTCGCTCGTGCCGTCCTGGTCGAAGGAACTCAAGACCAAGGTGCCGACTTTCAACGCCCGCGCCGAGACCGCGGCGGAGAAGCCGATGTTCAAGGCGTCCGTGGCCTCCCGCCGCGCGATCATCCCGGCCCGCGGCTACTACGAGTGGCAGACCGACCCGGCCACCAAGAAGAAGACGCCGTACTTCATCCACTCGGCCGACGGCGACCTCCTGGGCTTCGCCGGGCTGTATGCGTGGTGGGCCGACCCGGCGATGTCCCGCGACGACCCCGAGCGCTGGCACCTCACGGCGACCATCCTCACCTCGGACGCCGTGCAGACGCTGTCGGACATCCACGACCGCAACCCGGTGCCGCTGCCGCGCGAGCTCTGGGACCACTGGATCGACCCCACGGTGGTCGGCGACCAGGCGCTGGTCGACGAGGCCGTGCGCGCGGCGCTGCCCGTGGCGGACGCGCTGGTCTTCGACCGGGTCGGGCCGGTGGTGGGGGACGGGCCGGAGCTGATCAGGCCGGTCGAGGGGGAGTGA
- a CDS encoding sugar transferase: MAATAITFGLLAIFFLVGKVDIARGYFVLALPLGMGGVLFSRWLWRHWLIRQRTFDHYLSCALVVGRFDDVDTVVRQIHANSGAAYNVVGAALDTGKRKGAKKDAELSRRIASPEREVPVVSDLSGVAEAAARLGVDTVIVAGRALSGGDFVRRLAWKLEGTATELVLAAPLTDIAGPRIHFRPVEGLPLIQVEIPQFEGGKHVLKRAFDFFASGLALILLSPLFLAVAIAIKLDDGGPVIFSQERVGRGGEKFRMLKFRSMCVDAEARLAELQAKNEGNGLLFKLHDDPRVTRVGRTLRKYSLDELPQILNVFLGDMSLVGPRPPLPAEVAGYENHVHRRLYIKPGLTGMWQVNGRSDLSWQESVRLDLYYVENWSLTGDLVIMWRTVKVLTHPVGAY, from the coding sequence GTGGCGGCCACGGCCATCACCTTCGGGCTGCTCGCCATCTTCTTCCTCGTGGGCAAGGTCGACATCGCCCGCGGCTACTTCGTCCTCGCCCTCCCGCTCGGGATGGGCGGCGTGCTGTTCTCGCGCTGGCTGTGGCGACACTGGCTGATCCGGCAGCGCACGTTCGACCACTACCTCTCCTGCGCGCTGGTGGTGGGCCGCTTCGACGACGTCGACACGGTCGTGCGCCAGATCCACGCGAACTCGGGAGCGGCATACAACGTCGTAGGCGCCGCTCTCGACACCGGTAAGCGGAAAGGCGCCAAGAAGGATGCGGAGCTGAGCCGCCGCATCGCCTCCCCGGAGCGGGAGGTGCCCGTCGTCTCGGACCTGTCGGGGGTCGCAGAGGCGGCCGCCCGGCTCGGCGTCGACACCGTGATCGTCGCCGGCCGGGCGCTCAGCGGCGGGGACTTCGTCCGCCGCCTGGCGTGGAAGCTGGAGGGGACGGCGACCGAGCTGGTGCTCGCGGCGCCGCTGACCGACATCGCGGGCCCGCGCATCCACTTCCGGCCGGTCGAGGGGCTCCCGCTCATCCAGGTCGAGATCCCGCAGTTCGAGGGCGGCAAGCACGTGCTCAAGCGCGCCTTCGACTTCTTCGCGTCCGGGCTCGCGCTGATCCTGCTCTCCCCGCTCTTCCTCGCCGTCGCGATCGCGATCAAGCTGGACGACGGCGGCCCGGTCATCTTCTCGCAGGAGCGCGTCGGCCGCGGGGGCGAGAAGTTCCGGATGCTCAAGTTCCGGTCGATGTGCGTCGACGCGGAGGCCAGGCTCGCCGAGCTCCAGGCGAAGAACGAGGGCAATGGCCTCCTCTTCAAGCTGCACGACGACCCGCGGGTGACCCGCGTCGGCCGGACGCTGCGCAAGTACTCGCTGGACGAGCTCCCGCAGATCCTCAACGTCTTCCTCGGCGACATGAGCCTCGTCGGGCCCCGGCCGCCCCTCCCCGCGGAGGTCGCCGGCTACGAGAACCACGTGCACAGACGCCTCTACATCAAGCCTGGACTGACCGGGATGTGGCAGGTCAACGGACGATCGGACCTCTCCTGGCAGGAGAGCGTCCGCCTAGACCTCTACTACGTGGAGAACTGGTCGCTCACCGGCGACCTCGTCATCATGTGGCGCACCGTGAAGGTGCTGACGCATCCCGTCGGGGCGTACTGA
- a CDS encoding DUF1972 domain-containing protein, whose protein sequence is MRAADGRPLRVAMIGTRGVPAAYGGFETAVEEIGRRMAADGAEITVYCRTKKGAERPSAYEGMRLVHLPALRSKTLETLSHTGLSVLHAVLRRRYDAAFVFNAANSPFLPVLRIARIPVAVHVDGLEWKRGKWGRVGRKYYRVAESLAVRWADALIADAQGIADYYEREFGVDTTLLTYGAKAIDAAPDQRLLGLGLEPGAYHLVVARFEPENHVDVIVDGYRRSSARLPLVVVGSAPYAAEYSRRIAELAEGDERIRMLGGVWDQELLDQLYANALTYLHGHSVGGTNPSLLRAMGAATAVTAYDVDFNREVAGPDARYFGDPDDVRECVEAAEIDPGSTKSAGSRLQERALERYDWDLVARGYTDLAVHLQEGHSSAGARSRKRSSPVVAEVFSETTSA, encoded by the coding sequence ATGCGCGCGGCAGACGGCCGCCCGCTCCGGGTGGCGATGATCGGCACCCGCGGGGTTCCCGCGGCCTATGGCGGCTTCGAGACGGCGGTCGAGGAGATCGGCAGGCGGATGGCCGCCGACGGCGCCGAGATCACCGTGTACTGCAGGACGAAGAAGGGCGCGGAGCGTCCGTCCGCGTATGAGGGGATGCGGCTGGTCCACCTCCCGGCTCTGCGGTCGAAGACGCTGGAGACGCTCAGCCACACCGGGCTGTCCGTGCTGCACGCCGTGCTCCGCCGCCGGTACGACGCCGCGTTCGTCTTCAACGCCGCCAACTCGCCATTCCTCCCGGTGCTCCGGATCGCCAGGATCCCGGTCGCCGTCCACGTCGACGGGCTCGAGTGGAAGCGCGGCAAGTGGGGGCGGGTCGGCCGCAAGTACTACCGCGTGGCCGAGTCTCTGGCCGTGCGCTGGGCCGACGCACTCATCGCCGATGCCCAGGGGATCGCCGACTACTACGAGCGCGAGTTCGGCGTGGACACGACACTGCTGACGTACGGCGCGAAGGCGATCGACGCGGCCCCGGACCAGCGACTCCTGGGCTTGGGGCTGGAACCCGGCGCGTATCACCTCGTCGTCGCCCGGTTCGAGCCGGAGAACCACGTCGACGTCATCGTCGACGGCTATCGCCGCAGCTCGGCCCGGCTGCCGCTCGTGGTCGTCGGCTCCGCGCCGTACGCGGCCGAGTACTCGCGGAGGATCGCGGAGCTCGCCGAGGGCGACGAGCGCATCCGCATGCTGGGCGGGGTGTGGGACCAGGAGCTCCTGGACCAGCTCTACGCCAACGCGCTGACCTACCTGCACGGGCACTCGGTCGGCGGAACGAATCCGTCCCTCCTGCGCGCGATGGGAGCCGCCACCGCGGTCACCGCCTACGACGTCGACTTCAACCGCGAGGTCGCCGGTCCGGACGCCCGATACTTCGGCGACCCCGACGACGTGCGCGAATGCGTCGAGGCTGCGGAGATCGACCCCGGATCCACAAAGTCTGCTGGGAGTAGGCTTCAAGAAAGAGCCCTCGAACGCTACGATTGGGACCTCGTGGCGAGGGGGTATACAGACCTGGCAGTGCACCTCCAAGAGGGGCACAGTTCCGCGGGAGCCCGGTCGAGAAAGCGCTCTTCCCCAGTGGTGGCGGAGGTGTTCTCGGAGACGACCTCAGCCTGA